In Mastigocladopsis repens PCC 10914, a single window of DNA contains:
- a CDS encoding COP23 domain-containing protein, which yields MKTKLFANMLAASGIALGSIATISHSSYAQTTTYFCGTNREGIPTTYARNATGRKIPVISWQRNWSSKFSPRARCEVVSARFQTASIDGVLNYLTTGTLNGQKVLCAASRYGGTCNQLLLTLRADDNASQVIESLRQMGYTASGPIIQSEDGSPQIYIDMNQLLREEPADAE from the coding sequence ATGAAAACCAAATTATTTGCAAATATGCTGGCTGCCAGTGGGATCGCACTAGGCAGTATTGCTACTATAAGTCATTCCAGCTATGCTCAAACAACCACATACTTTTGTGGTACAAATAGGGAGGGCATACCAACAACATATGCCCGAAATGCAACAGGAAGGAAAATTCCGGTCATTAGCTGGCAAAGAAACTGGAGCAGTAAATTTTCCCCTAGAGCACGCTGTGAGGTAGTCTCTGCTAGATTTCAAACTGCCTCTATTGACGGTGTGCTGAATTACCTCACAACTGGAACTCTCAATGGTCAAAAGGTTTTGTGTGCTGCCAGTCGATATGGGGGTACTTGCAACCAATTGCTACTCACACTCAGAGCAGATGACAACGCTAGCCAAGTGATTGAAAGTCTCAGACAAATGGGTTACACCGCTAGCGGTCCGATTATTCAATCTGAGGATGGCTCTCCTCAAATCTACATTGATATGAATCAGTTACTACGGGAAGAACCCGCTGACGCTGAGTAG
- a CDS encoding WGxxGxxG family protein, translated as MKRFDVSKLLGMSALALSLATLPAVLPASAQTTTTPNGTATETTTDTSATDDNYQDGDWGLLGLLGLFGLLGRRSRKADETVAYGNRDVVGTSSTRRY; from the coding sequence GTGAAACGCTTTGATGTCTCTAAACTTTTGGGTATGAGCGCTCTAGCTCTGAGTTTAGCCACCCTACCTGCTGTTCTGCCTGCTTCTGCCCAGACAACTACCACTCCCAATGGCACCGCTACAGAGACTACTACAGACACTTCTGCTACTGATGACAATTATCAGGACGGAGATTGGGGTTTGCTGGGCTTGCTCGGTCTGTTTGGTCTATTAGGTCGTCGCAGCCGCAAAGCTGATGAAACCGTGGCTTATGGGAACCGTGATGTCGTGGGCACCTCTAGCACCCGTCGGTATTAA
- a CDS encoding chloride channel protein, with product MSPLFLTQSFRALWQPRRGLAIAEASVIGLVAAISAVFFKVGTGWLGTWRVHTSYLLPAWLVLPVVGLCFGFLAGLLVERLAPEASGSGIPQVKASLANVPVRLSWRVAAVKLLSATLALASGLTLGRQGPTVHVGAALAAGMSRLVPTSPDHRRQMIAAGAGAGLSAAFNAPIAGMIFVVEELLQDLSGLTLGTAIIASFIGGVVSRVLGGRSLELNLEATRYSSTFSILEIPFYLILGVLAGLLAALFNRGLIASLGIYRNLHISLPWRVALAGFISGVVVALLPSGFRDNSGLREFIITGEVHASTAALVFVAQFALTLVAFGSGAPGGLFAPSLILGSCLGYIIGVVQLYTLGEGSPTTYALAGMGAFFSAVSKVPITAIVIVFEMTTDFNLVLPLMIGSVTSYLVAEKIVPGSLYDKLLQLNGITIQKQAPIEGLLTKLTARDVMQRRVETLEAEMSLDEAVQAFSHSHHQGFPVVEDGKLVGIVTQSDLLKMHERNLSGDTPIREIMTPQPVTVTPIQNLSDVLYLLDRYQISRLPVVEGRRLIGIITHADIIRAEADHINAENRQTGPRPEPSYVVYQTRSPSTGRGRLLVPIANPETAATLLEMAAAIARDRHYEIECIQVMPISRHSSPTETPVRTTKSRRLLRLAEALGKKWKIPVHTQIRVTHDVAQAILETIKERHINLILMGWKGSTSTPGRIFGNVVDTIVRQATCDVVLVKLGATDGLTDLTDQSSDISVAKSAVTLQFNRWLVPMAGGPNAWVAIKLLPALVTLGNDPKIRLTRVFKPSEVEPDMTVLEQAIRQLIRRRQLGSTVLAAPVKSDSVSEGVINLVKKEHYDVVVLGASREGMLQQAITGNIPEAIASGVDSTVILVRGAITL from the coding sequence ATGTCACCTCTTTTTCTTACTCAGAGCTTTCGCGCTTTGTGGCAACCTAGAAGAGGTTTAGCGATCGCAGAAGCGTCAGTTATCGGGTTAGTCGCTGCCATATCTGCTGTATTTTTCAAAGTTGGAACGGGATGGTTAGGAACATGGCGAGTTCATACTTCCTACCTCCTGCCAGCATGGCTTGTCCTACCAGTCGTTGGTCTTTGCTTTGGATTTCTCGCTGGCTTACTCGTGGAGAGGTTGGCACCAGAGGCATCCGGTAGTGGAATTCCACAAGTCAAAGCCTCTCTTGCTAATGTGCCAGTCAGATTATCCTGGCGCGTTGCTGCTGTGAAGTTACTCAGTGCCACCCTCGCCCTAGCTTCAGGTTTAACTTTGGGGCGGCAAGGTCCTACTGTCCATGTTGGGGCAGCTTTGGCGGCAGGGATGAGTCGTTTGGTTCCCACTTCTCCAGATCATCGACGGCAGATGATAGCAGCGGGTGCAGGTGCGGGGTTGTCAGCAGCTTTCAATGCCCCCATCGCGGGGATGATATTTGTCGTCGAGGAATTACTTCAGGATTTATCGGGATTAACCTTAGGAACTGCCATTATCGCCTCGTTCATTGGTGGCGTTGTCTCGCGGGTGCTGGGGGGTCGTAGTCTGGAACTTAACCTGGAAGCAACTCGTTACTCCAGCACCTTTTCAATACTAGAAATTCCTTTTTACCTGATTTTAGGTGTCCTGGCGGGGTTACTGGCTGCATTATTTAATCGGGGACTGATTGCCAGTCTAGGAATTTACCGTAACTTACACATCAGCTTGCCGTGGCGAGTGGCGTTAGCTGGTTTTATATCAGGTGTGGTGGTCGCGCTGCTACCATCTGGTTTCCGGGATAATAGCGGGTTACGGGAGTTTATCATCACTGGTGAAGTTCATGCTTCCACAGCAGCCCTCGTGTTTGTGGCTCAATTTGCTCTCACCTTGGTAGCATTTGGCTCAGGAGCGCCAGGAGGATTATTTGCTCCTAGTCTCATCTTGGGTTCTTGTTTAGGATACATCATTGGTGTAGTCCAGCTTTACACTTTGGGAGAGGGTTCCCCTACCACCTATGCCCTGGCAGGAATGGGGGCATTTTTCAGCGCCGTCTCCAAAGTGCCAATTACGGCAATTGTGATTGTGTTTGAGATGACCACAGATTTCAATCTGGTGCTCCCTTTGATGATTGGCTCTGTCACATCCTACTTAGTTGCCGAAAAGATAGTCCCTGGGTCACTGTATGACAAACTTTTACAGCTAAATGGCATCACTATCCAAAAACAAGCTCCTATTGAAGGACTATTGACAAAGTTAACAGCAAGAGATGTGATGCAAAGACGGGTGGAAACTCTGGAAGCAGAAATGTCTCTGGATGAAGCGGTACAGGCGTTCTCTCATTCTCACCATCAGGGTTTTCCGGTAGTGGAAGATGGCAAGCTAGTAGGAATTGTGACACAAAGCGATTTGCTGAAAATGCATGAGCGCAACTTAAGCGGAGATACTCCCATAAGGGAAATTATGACACCGCAGCCAGTCACGGTCACTCCCATCCAAAATCTAAGTGATGTGCTGTATTTGTTAGACCGCTATCAAATCAGTCGCTTGCCAGTGGTGGAGGGGCGCAGACTCATTGGGATCATTACCCATGCAGATATTATTCGAGCGGAAGCAGACCATATTAATGCCGAAAACAGACAAACAGGACCGCGACCAGAACCTTCCTATGTCGTTTATCAAACACGTTCTCCCAGTACTGGTAGGGGAAGATTACTAGTACCGATAGCTAATCCCGAAACAGCAGCGACACTACTAGAAATGGCAGCAGCTATTGCTCGCGATCGCCATTACGAAATTGAGTGCATACAAGTCATGCCAATTTCTCGCCACAGTTCCCCAACAGAAACACCCGTTAGGACAACAAAAAGTCGTCGTTTGCTGCGACTGGCGGAGGCTTTGGGCAAAAAGTGGAAAATTCCCGTGCATACTCAGATCCGGGTAACCCATGATGTAGCGCAGGCAATTCTAGAGACAATTAAAGAACGACACATCAACCTCATTTTGATGGGGTGGAAGGGTAGCACTTCTACCCCTGGTCGGATTTTTGGCAACGTTGTAGACACTATAGTCCGCCAAGCCACCTGTGATGTGGTGCTAGTGAAGTTAGGTGCAACAGATGGGTTAACAGATTTAACAGATCAATCCTCGGATATCTCCGTTGCTAAATCCGCTGTTACTCTCCAATTCAACCGCTGGCTTGTTCCAATGGCTGGTGGTCCTAATGCGTGGGTGGCGATTAAATTGTTACCTGCTTTAGTCACATTAGGGAATGACCCAAAAATTCGCCTGACTAGGGTATTCAAGCCATCAGAAGTAGAGCCAGATATGACAGTCTTAGAACAAGCCATTCGCCAACTCATTCGTCGTCGCCAGTTGGGAAGCACCGTCTTAGCAGCCCCAGTTAAATCTGACTCAGTATCTGAAGGTGTCATTAACTTGGTGAAAAAAGAACATTACGATGTTGTCGTTCTAGGTGCTTCTCGTGAAGGGATGCTGCAACAGGCGATTACAGGCAATATTCCAGAGGCAATAGCTTCTGGTGTGGATAGTACAGTGATTTTAGTACGGGGGGCAATCACCCTTTAG
- a CDS encoding class I SAM-dependent methyltransferase has protein sequence MDDSSHHPNGIQLDRVVFFGRTLSEYVKFFNLDLSHWQSSKILDCPSGAASFVAEACQMGIHAVACDLLFHLDTKVIIEKGNADYNHVVERISLVPHLYNWEVYGGIEGFKEYRKTAFQRFAADYENGKAQGRYIPVELPKLPFADKSFDLVLSGHFLFVYSDEFNYTFHLNTILELYRVCSKEVRIYPLHGKDAKIYPLMNHLINDLNSLEISTEIVEVPWEFQKGSHQMLQLIR, from the coding sequence ATGGACGATTCAAGTCATCACCCTAATGGTATTCAACTTGATAGGGTAGTATTTTTTGGGCGGACTTTATCAGAATATGTAAAATTTTTCAACCTTGATTTGTCTCATTGGCAAAGTAGCAAAATTTTGGATTGTCCATCGGGTGCCGCTTCTTTTGTAGCAGAAGCTTGCCAAATGGGCATTCATGCTGTAGCTTGTGACCTTTTATTTCACCTTGATACCAAAGTCATAATTGAGAAAGGCAACGCAGATTATAACCACGTTGTAGAAAGGATTTCCCTTGTTCCTCACCTCTACAACTGGGAAGTTTATGGAGGAATTGAGGGATTTAAAGAATATAGAAAAACAGCCTTTCAACGATTTGCAGCCGATTATGAAAATGGTAAGGCACAAGGTCGTTATATTCCTGTCGAGTTACCAAAGTTACCCTTTGCAGACAAAAGCTTTGATTTGGTTTTAAGTGGGCATTTTTTGTTTGTTTATAGCGATGAATTTAATTACACATTTCACTTAAATACAATTTTGGAACTTTATAGAGTATGCTCTAAGGAAGTCAGAATTTACCCGTTACATGGAAAAGATGCCAAAATTTACCCACTGATGAATCATTTAATAAATGACCTAAACTCCTTAGAAATTTCTACCGAAATTGTCGAAGTTCCTTGGGAATTTCAAAAAGGTAGCCATCAAATGCTACAGTTGATTCGTTAA
- a CDS encoding TldD/PmbA family protein, with protein sequence MVYKELPNNSLAEQLLEISIKLGAEAAEVYQSKSLSRPVFFEANRLKQMETSQSEGTALRLWRNGCPGLAVAYGPVEPQALVERALALSQLNQPEAVELNGDSQPSYPDLGENVPIERLVEWGKEAIAMIRDIYPDVICTGEWECDVETTRLVNTKGLDCHYTDTTLSCYMEAEWVRGDDFLSVSDGQTERGNLQPDKVAYQILQRLAWARENVTSPNGRVPVLFTSKAADMLWGTVQAALNGKRVLEKASPWAERIGKSVISPITLYQDPHAGPYSCLFDDEGTPTQSLVFIQDGVLQNFYCDSTTGRQLNIASTGNGFRPGLGSYPTPGLFNFLIQPGTESLQELIQHLDNGLIVDQMLGGNGGISGDFSINVDLGYRVQNGHVIGRVKDTMVAGNVYTALKQLVKLGGDADWNGSCYTPSLLVEGLSSIGKQN encoded by the coding sequence ATGGTGTATAAAGAATTACCAAATAATTCGCTAGCAGAACAACTGCTGGAAATATCCATAAAATTGGGTGCAGAAGCCGCTGAGGTCTATCAGTCGAAATCCCTCTCTCGACCTGTATTTTTTGAAGCAAATCGCCTCAAACAGATGGAAACCAGCCAATCTGAAGGTACAGCACTGCGGCTGTGGCGAAACGGATGTCCGGGTTTAGCCGTGGCTTACGGTCCTGTGGAACCGCAAGCTTTGGTGGAACGTGCTTTAGCCCTGAGTCAACTGAATCAACCTGAAGCAGTGGAATTGAATGGTGATTCTCAACCTTCCTACCCAGATCTGGGTGAAAATGTACCTATAGAAAGATTGGTGGAGTGGGGTAAAGAAGCGATCGCCATGATCCGCGACATCTACCCAGATGTCATTTGTACAGGTGAGTGGGAATGCGATGTTGAAACGACTAGACTCGTAAATACGAAAGGTTTAGATTGCCACTACACCGACACCACTCTCAGTTGCTATATGGAGGCAGAATGGGTACGGGGTGACGATTTTTTGAGCGTTTCTGATGGTCAAACCGAAAGAGGCAATCTCCAACCAGACAAAGTTGCTTACCAAATTTTACAGAGGTTGGCTTGGGCACGAGAAAATGTGACATCTCCCAACGGTCGTGTCCCAGTTCTGTTTACTTCTAAAGCTGCTGATATGCTTTGGGGGACTGTACAAGCGGCTTTAAATGGTAAGCGAGTCTTGGAAAAGGCTTCTCCGTGGGCAGAACGCATTGGTAAATCAGTCATCTCACCCATAACTCTATACCAAGACCCCCATGCGGGACCTTACAGTTGCCTATTTGATGATGAAGGCACCCCAACTCAGTCTCTCGTGTTTATCCAAGACGGTGTGTTGCAGAATTTTTACTGCGATAGCACCACCGGACGCCAGTTAAATATTGCCTCCACTGGTAACGGTTTTCGCCCTGGTTTAGGGAGTTATCCTACTCCTGGTTTATTTAATTTCCTCATCCAGCCTGGAACTGAATCGCTACAAGAATTGATTCAACATCTGGATAATGGCTTAATTGTGGATCAAATGCTGGGAGGGAATGGCGGGATTTCTGGTGACTTTTCTATCAACGTTGATTTGGGCTACCGTGTTCAAAATGGTCACGTTATTGGGCGCGTTAAAGATACCATGGTGGCTGGAAACGTCTATACAGCTCTCAAACAATTGGTTAAACTGGGTGGCGATGCTGACTGGAATGGTTCTTGCTACACTCCATCTTTGTTGGTAGAAGGACTATCCAGTATCGGAAAGCAAAATTAA
- a CDS encoding Tab2/Atab2 family RNA-binding protein: MGSIWELDFYSRPILDENQKKIWEVLVCESPLETRTKIDSLFRFAKYCPSTEVNSLWLRTALEEAISNVGETPRRIRFFRRQMNNMITKACKDLGIPAEPSRRTLLLNQWLQQRMEQVYPQESGYQALTNPSVKLDNPLPQRLPDALEGKQWIFVTLQGMEFAQMHEWEIGFSEAFPLEMAQISPETPIPGVLIFSPRALPIAGWMSGLELAWLKFDDSQGARLLLETGATESWILANIKNSQTLMEAKDFEQAKQKANGVHFIAVQSNPQEESFAGFWLLQEVNLP, from the coding sequence ATGGGCAGTATTTGGGAACTAGATTTTTACTCGCGTCCGATTCTGGACGAAAATCAGAAAAAAATTTGGGAAGTCTTGGTCTGTGAGAGTCCTTTGGAAACCCGGACAAAAATCGATTCTTTGTTTCGCTTTGCTAAATATTGCCCCAGTACTGAGGTCAATTCGCTGTGGTTGCGGACGGCGTTGGAAGAAGCAATCAGCAACGTCGGAGAAACACCAAGAAGAATCCGCTTTTTCCGCCGCCAAATGAACAACATGATTACCAAAGCCTGCAAAGACTTGGGTATTCCCGCCGAGCCTAGTCGCCGCACTTTGCTGCTTAACCAATGGCTGCAACAGCGGATGGAGCAAGTCTATCCTCAAGAGTCAGGCTATCAAGCTCTGACGAATCCCTCAGTCAAGTTGGATAACCCCTTACCCCAACGCTTACCAGATGCTTTAGAAGGAAAGCAGTGGATATTTGTTACCTTGCAAGGTATGGAATTTGCCCAAATGCACGAGTGGGAAATTGGCTTTAGCGAAGCTTTCCCATTGGAGATGGCGCAAATTTCCCCTGAAACCCCCATTCCTGGTGTTTTGATATTTTCACCTAGAGCATTGCCAATAGCAGGTTGGATGTCTGGTTTAGAGTTGGCTTGGTTGAAATTTGATGATAGCCAAGGGGCGAGATTACTTTTAGAAACTGGTGCGACTGAAAGCTGGATTTTGGCGAATATCAAAAACTCCCAAACGTTAATGGAAGCCAAAGACTTTGAACAAGCAAAGCAAAAAGCTAACGGAGTGCATTTTATCGCGGTGCAGTCCAATCCCCAAGAAGAATCTTTTGCGGGGTTTTGGCTGTTGCAAGAGGTCAATCTGCCGTAA
- a CDS encoding glycosyltransferase family 4 protein, with product MKILVLSWEFPPRIVGGIARHVAELYPELAKLGHEIHLITPEFGHAPMYEMVDGVRVHRVPVANGHDFFHWVVNFNESIGHHGGKLMLEEGPFDIIHAHDWLVGDAAIALKHNFKVPLIATVHATEYGRYNGINTDTHRYISSKEELLAFNAWRIIVCTDYMRREVERALHAPWDKVDVIYNGIRPEKKQHHQDFHALDFRRQFAEDGEKIIYYVGRMTYEKGVSVLLNAAPKVLWEMGGYVKFVIIGGGNTDHLKKQAWDLGISHKCYFTGFMSDEYLDKFQTIADCAVFPSLYEPFGIVALESFASRVPVVVSDTGGFPEVVQHTKTGIVTYTNNPDSLAWGILEVLKNPGYRQWLIDNAYEDLDRRFSWRKLAKQTQEVYQRVVQERKQVVWS from the coding sequence ATGAAGATATTGGTGTTGAGTTGGGAGTTTCCGCCCCGGATAGTTGGGGGAATTGCTCGTCATGTTGCAGAGTTATACCCGGAACTCGCCAAGTTAGGACATGAAATCCACTTGATTACACCAGAGTTTGGTCATGCACCAATGTATGAGATGGTCGATGGAGTGCGAGTCCATCGCGTACCTGTGGCGAATGGTCATGACTTTTTTCACTGGGTAGTCAATTTCAACGAGAGCATTGGGCATCACGGTGGTAAGCTGATGCTGGAGGAAGGACCATTTGATATCATTCACGCACATGATTGGCTCGTTGGGGATGCAGCGATCGCCCTCAAGCACAACTTCAAAGTGCCCCTGATTGCAACTGTTCACGCAACTGAATACGGGCGCTATAACGGTATTAACACTGATACTCACCGTTATATTAGTAGCAAAGAAGAACTTCTGGCTTTCAACGCTTGGCGGATTATCGTTTGCACCGACTATATGCGGCGGGAAGTAGAACGGGCGCTACACGCTCCCTGGGATAAAGTAGATGTTATTTATAACGGGATCAGACCAGAAAAGAAACAGCACCACCAAGATTTTCACGCTCTAGATTTTCGTCGCCAATTTGCCGAGGACGGCGAGAAAATTATTTACTACGTAGGTCGCATGACTTATGAAAAAGGCGTCTCTGTCTTGCTTAATGCTGCTCCCAAAGTTCTATGGGAGATGGGGGGATACGTTAAATTTGTCATTATAGGTGGCGGCAATACCGACCATCTTAAGAAGCAAGCTTGGGATCTAGGAATTTCCCACAAGTGCTATTTTACCGGTTTTATGTCTGATGAGTACTTAGATAAATTCCAAACCATCGCTGACTGTGCGGTGTTCCCCAGCCTCTACGAACCCTTTGGTATTGTTGCACTAGAAAGCTTTGCCTCTCGCGTTCCCGTAGTTGTTTCTGATACAGGTGGTTTTCCAGAAGTCGTGCAACACACCAAAACAGGTATTGTCACTTACACCAACAATCCGGATTCCCTAGCATGGGGAATTTTGGAAGTGTTGAAAAATCCAGGTTATCGCCAATGGCTGATTGATAACGCTTATGAAGATTTAGACAGACGCTTCAGTTGGCGCAAATTAGCCAAGCAAACTCAGGAAGTTTACCAACGGGTGGTACAAGAGCGTAAGCAGGTGGTTTGGTCATAA
- a CDS encoding DUF2079 domain-containing protein produces MLSKLQKNLRITSVLKLTASTANRVVVLLAAVFFILCLIFTLHRYFSFYASFDQGIFNQVFWNNLHGRFFQSSLSSSLSTNVVHSGEIPTVYYHRLGQHFTPALLLWLPIYALFPFPATLTILQVIFITAAGLVLYALARQYLEPPLAIMITASFYAANAVIGPTLSNFHDISQIPLFVFGLLLAMEKRWWWLFWLLAVFILAVREDAGVSLFGVGVYMVLSKRFPRAGLAVCTLSFGYMLVLTNAIMPLFSEDVSRRFALERFGQYANGEEASTLEIIWGMITNPGRLLVELVTPVDRTIRYLLGQWLPLAFVPAVAPASWMIAGIPLLQLFLSKGESVLAITIRYALTVVPGLFYGAILWWSQHRQSFKPSFRRFWVGCICVSLLLSFTSNPNRTFYFIIPDSVKPWVYVSLPQQWDHISQFRPMLAQIPPDASVSATTYLVPHLSSRREILRLPALQLRNDARQVIKVDYAIADLWQLQQYQAAFKGDRQLLKDIVLLIEQLTNNQEYGILDFRDGVILLKKAATSNEQATAAWLAFRQQLGNKQIGR; encoded by the coding sequence ATGTTGTCAAAATTACAAAAAAACCTGCGAATAACTTCGGTGTTAAAGTTGACGGCAAGCACTGCTAACAGGGTAGTCGTACTACTAGCAGCAGTCTTCTTTATCCTTTGTCTCATATTTACCCTGCATCGTTACTTCAGTTTTTACGCCTCGTTCGACCAAGGAATTTTTAACCAAGTTTTTTGGAATAACCTTCACGGTCGATTCTTTCAGAGTTCGCTTTCTTCAAGTCTTTCAACTAATGTTGTTCACTCTGGAGAAATTCCCACAGTCTACTACCACAGACTAGGTCAACACTTTACCCCAGCATTGTTACTTTGGCTACCAATTTATGCATTGTTTCCCTTTCCTGCAACTTTAACAATCTTACAGGTCATTTTCATCACGGCTGCTGGTTTGGTTTTGTACGCATTGGCACGACAGTACCTAGAACCACCATTAGCAATTATGATCACCGCCAGCTTTTACGCCGCCAACGCTGTTATCGGTCCCACCTTAAGTAACTTTCATGACATTAGCCAGATTCCGTTGTTTGTCTTTGGCTTGTTGTTGGCAATGGAAAAGCGCTGGTGGTGGCTATTTTGGCTGTTGGCAGTTTTCATTTTGGCAGTCAGGGAAGATGCTGGCGTGAGTTTATTTGGCGTCGGAGTTTACATGGTTTTGAGCAAACGCTTTCCCCGCGCTGGACTTGCTGTTTGCACTCTCAGTTTTGGTTATATGTTGGTTCTCACCAATGCTATCATGCCGCTGTTTTCTGAGGATGTTTCGCGGCGGTTTGCGTTGGAACGCTTTGGGCAATATGCGAATGGCGAGGAAGCTTCTACCCTAGAAATTATTTGGGGAATGATTACCAACCCAGGACGGTTATTGGTAGAACTGGTAACGCCAGTAGACCGCACAATTAGGTATTTACTCGGTCAATGGTTGCCCTTGGCGTTTGTGCCTGCTGTTGCTCCCGCATCTTGGATGATAGCAGGCATTCCCCTGCTGCAACTGTTTCTGAGTAAGGGAGAATCTGTACTGGCAATCACGATCCGTTATGCTTTAACTGTGGTTCCAGGGCTATTCTATGGGGCGATTCTTTGGTGGTCACAGCATCGTCAATCATTTAAACCATCATTTCGCCGTTTTTGGGTAGGTTGCATCTGTGTTTCTTTGTTGTTGAGCTTTACATCCAATCCCAATCGGACTTTCTACTTTATAATACCCGATTCAGTCAAGCCTTGGGTCTATGTGTCTTTGCCTCAACAATGGGATCACATATCACAGTTTCGCCCAATGCTTGCACAAATTCCACCGGATGCGAGTGTGTCTGCAACCACTTACCTGGTTCCCCATCTTTCCAGTCGCCGCGAAATTCTTCGCTTACCTGCTCTGCAACTGCGAAATGATGCACGGCAGGTGATAAAAGTTGATTATGCGATCGCAGACCTTTGGCAATTACAACAGTATCAAGCAGCCTTTAAGGGCGATCGCCAACTTTTAAAGGATATCGTACTCCTGATTGAGCAGCTGACGAACAATCAGGAATACGGAATCCTTGATTTTAGAGATGGTGTCATTTTACTTAAAAAAGCTGCCACTTCAAATGAACAAGCAACCGCAGCTTGGTTAGCCTTTCGCCAACAGCTTGGGAATAAACAGATAGGGAGATGA
- a CDS encoding TldD/PmbA family protein — protein sequence MQTLLADAQNLLSDLLERYSSRVDYLMIRLEEAEGTDIVLRGDKVETLSEGISIGGQIRACYKGGWGFSSFNQLSTISDRIEEAIAAARIVGDEETILAPVDIVQAVCSMPLTGSDPRQIPLKKKKELCDRYTELLRSVDSRITTTSVRYADSAQRVILATSEGTFIEQSWVDMEMRFAATARNGETVQTGRETNGSRKAFEDLMTLDEQVKDAAQRAVAALSLPSVKGNAYTVVIDPILTGLFVHEAFGHLSEADMAYENPDLLEVMTLGRRFGPKELQIFDGAAPQGHRGSYFYDDEGTPATTTQVIKDGILVGRLHSRETAGKLDEVPTGNARCLNYHYPPLVRMTNTWIERGKTPVADLFSGIKEGVYARNWLGGMTNGEMFTFSAGEAWMIRNGKIAEPVKDVTLSGNVFQTLADIEAIGDDFYWDESGGCGKGGQNGLPVGCGGPSLRIRDVVVGGEAA from the coding sequence ATGCAGACCTTACTTGCAGACGCTCAAAATTTGCTTTCTGACCTACTCGAACGTTATTCATCTCGTGTAGATTATCTGATGATTCGCCTTGAAGAAGCCGAAGGAACAGATATCGTGTTGCGTGGCGACAAGGTAGAAACCTTGAGCGAAGGTATCTCGATTGGTGGACAAATTCGTGCTTGTTATAAAGGTGGGTGGGGGTTTAGCAGCTTTAACCAGCTTTCGACAATTAGCGATCGCATTGAAGAAGCCATTGCTGCAGCCCGGATTGTTGGTGATGAAGAAACTATCCTCGCTCCGGTTGACATAGTGCAAGCAGTATGCAGTATGCCCCTAACTGGAAGCGATCCCCGGCAGATTCCGCTGAAGAAGAAAAAAGAATTGTGCGATCGCTATACTGAATTACTCAGAAGCGTTGACAGCCGTATCACCACCACCTCTGTCCGCTATGCCGACAGCGCCCAAAGGGTTATCCTCGCCACCAGTGAAGGGACTTTTATTGAGCAATCTTGGGTAGATATGGAAATGCGCTTTGCCGCCACTGCTAGAAACGGCGAAACTGTCCAAACGGGACGGGAAACGAATGGTTCGCGCAAAGCCTTTGAAGATTTAATGACTTTGGATGAACAAGTCAAAGACGCGGCACAAAGGGCAGTTGCAGCCTTATCTCTGCCATCAGTCAAAGGTAATGCCTACACTGTGGTGATAGACCCCATTCTCACAGGATTATTTGTCCACGAGGCATTTGGGCATCTTTCCGAAGCAGATATGGCTTACGAAAACCCAGATTTATTGGAAGTGATGACTCTTGGGCGGCGGTTTGGACCAAAAGAGTTGCAGATTTTTGATGGTGCTGCGCCACAAGGACATCGGGGCAGCTATTTTTACGATGATGAAGGCACACCTGCAACCACAACGCAAGTCATTAAAGATGGAATTTTGGTAGGACGTTTGCATTCCCGCGAAACTGCCGGAAAATTGGACGAAGTGCCTACAGGCAACGCAAGGTGTCTCAATTATCACTATCCTCCACTTGTGCGGATGACCAATACCTGGATTGAAAGGGGGAAAACACCTGTTGCGGATTTATTTAGCGGTATCAAAGAAGGAGTGTATGCCCGTAACTGGTTGGGTGGAATGACGAATGGAGAAATGTTCACCTTTAGCGCTGGGGAAGCGTGGATGATTAGAAACGGCAAAATCGCCGAACCTGTGAAGGATGTGACGCTTTCAGGGAATGTTTTCCAAACCCTAGCAGATATTGAAGCAATTGGCGATGACTTTTACTGGGATGAGTCCGGCGGTTGTGGGAAGGGTGGGCAAAATGGTTTGCCGGTTGGTTGCGGTGGTCCCAGTTTGCGGATACGTGATGTTGTTGTGGGGGGAGAAGCCGCTTAG